One genomic segment of Gossypium arboreum isolate Shixiya-1 chromosome 3, ASM2569848v2, whole genome shotgun sequence includes these proteins:
- the LOC108476351 gene encoding uncharacterized protein LOC108476351, whose product MGVSGFIKGFKLLHRTKPRIRLHPYGYIQRRDFLDTKILNSSDSLLPVLIVGAGPVGLVLSVLLTKFGIKCTVLEKNKGFSKHPQAHFINNRTMEVFRKLDGLAEEIQRSQPPVDLWGKFIYCTSLTGSILGSVDHMHPQDFEKIVSPVSVAHFSQYKLTRLLVKLLENLGFGIHTLEGPDSLDHEPLRGGEILMGYECVSIDTTDECVTATVSFSKEGKLLMRKIQSKILIGADGAGSMVRKLVGIDLKGEKDLQKLVSVHFWSKDLGRYLLNERPGMLFFIFNTEVIGVIVAHDLTQGEFVLQIPFYPPQQNLEDFSPEICKKLILKLVGQELSDIDVIDIKPWVMHAEVAERFVCGNNQIMLCGDAAHRFPPAGGFGMNTGIQDAHNLAWKIASLLNGVAPTSILATYETERKPIAVFNTALSVQNFRAAMAVPATLGLDPTVANSVHQVINKGFGSILPSSMQKAILDGIFSIGRSQLSEFILNENNPLGSSRLAKLRHIFEEGKSLQLQFPAEDLGFRYLEGALVPDSDDVVPAPELPTGRRRDYVPCADPGSRLPHMKAKVLSNFPSEETISTLDLVSENKVEFLLIIAPMEESYNLAQAAFKVAEEYKVSTKVCILWPADSVTRVQPGSKAKLAPWKNYIDVIEVKRSLDSSSWWSTCQMTEQGAILVRPDEHIAWRSKSRVVGDLYSKMKIVFSTVLGFESMNS is encoded by the exons ATGGGGGTTTCAGGGTTTATCAAGGGCTTTAAACTCCTCCATAGAACCAAACCCAGAATCAGATTACACCCTTATGGTTATATTCAAAGGAGAGATTTCTTAGACACCAAAATTCTCAACAGCAGTGACTCTCTTCTTCCTGTTCTGATCGTTGGTGCAGGGCCTGTTGGCCTCGTTCTCTCTGTTCTTCTCACCAAATTTG GGATAAAATGCACGGTTTTGGAGAAAAACAAGGGGTTTTCAAAGCACCCCCAAGCTCATTTTATCAATAATCGAACTATGGAG GTGTTTCGGAAATTGGATGGATTAGCAGAGGAGATTCAAAGGTCACAACCACCTGTAGATTTATGGGGAAAATTCATATATTGTACTTCACTAACTGGCTCTATCCTAGGTTCAGTGGACCATATGCATCCTCAAG ATTTTGAAAAAATTGTTAGTCCAGTCTCTGTTGCACACTTCTCGCAATACAAGTTAACTAGGTTACTTGTTAAACTGTTGGAGAATCTTGGTTTCGGTATTCACACGTTAGAAGGTCCTGACAGCCTTGATCATGAGCCACTCAGGGGAGGGGAAATCTTGATGGGGTATGAGTGTGTCTCCATTGACACAACTGATGAATGTGTTACTGCAACTGTTTCCTTTTCCAAGGAAGGTAAGTTGTTGATGAGAAAAATTCAATCTAAAATTCTTATTGGCGCTGATGGTGCTGGAAGTATGGTACGGAAGCTCGTTGGAATAGATTTGAAAGGCGAAAAAGACTTGCAAAAGCTTGTGAGTGTTCATTTCTGGAGCAAAGACCTTGGAAGATACCTACTTAATGAGAGGCCTGGGATGCTATTCTTCATTTTCAACACCGAAGTTATTGGGGTTATTGTTGCTCATGATCTTACTCAAGGGGAATTTGTATTACAG ATCCCGTTCTATCCTCCTCAACAGAACCTGGAAGATTTCAGCCCTGAG ATATGCAAGAAGTTAATACTCAAATTGGTTGGTCAAGAGCTTTCAGATATAGATGTGATTGACATTAAGCCATGGGTGATGCATGCTGAAGTTGCTGAAAGATTTGTTTGTGGCAATAATCAAATAATGCTCTGTGGAGATGCTGCCCACCGTTTCCCTCCTGCTGGTGGTTTTG GGATGAATACAGGAATCCAGGATGCTCATAACCTGGCTTGGAAGATTGCTTCTCTACTGAACGGTGTTGCACCAACTTCCATACTTGCCACATATGAAACAGAACGTAAGCCG ATTGCTGTTTTCAATACAGCTCTTAGTGTTCAGAACTTCAGAGCAGCAATGGCAGTTCCTGCAACTCTTGGTCTTGATCCAACTGTTGCAAATTCCG TTCATCAAGTTATTAATAAGGGGTTTGGTTCCATTTTACCATCTAGCATGCAGAAGGCCATTTTGGATGGAATTTTCTCGATTGGCCGTTCACAGCTTTCAGAgtttattttaaatgaaaataaccCACTTGGGTCATCAAGGCTTGCTAAACTAAGGCATATTTTTGAAGAAGGAAAGAGCCTTCAACTCCAATTTCCTGCTGAGGATCTTGGATTTAG ATACCTTGAAGGAGCACTTGTTCCAGATAGTGACGATGTTGTGCCTGCTCCAGAGTTGCCAACTGGCCGTAGAAGGGATTATGTTCCCTGTGCAGATCCAGGGTCAAGGCTACCCCATATGAAGGCTAAGGTTTTATCAAATTTTCCAAGTGAG GAAACCATTTCTACACTAGATCTTGTATCTGAAAACAAAGTCGAGTTCCTTCTTATTATAGCACCAATGGAGGAGTCTTATAATCTTGCTCAAGCTGCCTTTAAGGTTGCTGAGGAATATAAGGTTTCGACCAAGGTATGCATACTATGGCCAGCTGATTCTGTTACCAGAGTTCAGCCTGGGAGCAAAGCAAAATTAGCACCTTGGAAGAATTACATAGATGTTATAGAGGTCAAAAGGTCATTGGATTCATCATCATGGTGGAGTACTTGTCAGATGACGGAGCAAGGGGCCATTCTAGTCAGGCCAGACGAGCACATTGCTTGGCGTTCAAAGTCAAGAGTTGTCGGGGATCTTTATTCGAAGATGAAAATAGTTTTTTCTACTGTTTTAGGTTTCGAGTCAATGAACAGTTGA
- the LOC108476352 gene encoding uncharacterized protein LOC108476352, giving the protein MSSSWSSILTNYPLISAFIAFVIAQTIKFFTSWYKEKQWDLKQLVGSGGMPSSHSSTVTALATAIGFQEGFGGALFATALILACIVMYDATGVRLHAGRQAEVLNQIVYELPAEHPLAESRPLRELLGHTPPQVAAGGLLGIVTSVVGYFIFLDAR; this is encoded by the exons ATGTCTTCCTCCTGGTCCTCCATTCTTACCAATTACCCTCTTATTTCTGCTTTTATTGCCTTTGTTATTGCCCAAACCATCAAGTTCTTCACCTCCTG GTACAAGGAAAAACAATGGGATCTCAAGCAACTAGTGGGATCTGGAGGGATGCCTTCATCCCATTCTTCTACAGTCACCGCTCTTGCTACAGCTATTGGGTTCCAAGAAGGTTTTGGAGGAGCATTATTTGCGACCGCATTAATCTTAGCCTGCATC GTAATGTATGATGCAACCGGTGTGAGATTACATGCTGGACGGCAGGCAGAG GTCCTGAATCAAATTGTATACGAATTGCCTGCTGAGCATCCTCTGGCTGAGAGCAGACCGTTACGTGAACTTCTTGGTCACACCCCTCCCCAG GTTGCTGCTGGTGGATTGCTTGGTATTGTTACATCTGTTGTTGGCTATTTTATTTTCCTGGATGCTAGATAA